CATCAATCTGCGCAAGCTGAAGCTCTTCCGCCAGTTCTACATCATGATCGTGTGCTACATCTACTTCACGCGCATCATCGTCGATCTGCTGCAGATGACGGTGGTGTTCCAGTACGCCTGGCTGGACGAGATGTTCCGCGAGATGGCCACCTACGTGTTCTTCGTCCTCACGGGCTACAAGTTCCGTCCGGTGTCGTCGCATCCGTACTTCACCGTGccggacgacgacgaggacgacgacgtGGTCGAGGTGCTCACCGAATCGGGACTCACGGAGACGGTCCATCGGGTGAAGCCACTGAATCGCAATCATGGCAGCGCTTCCGGCGGCATCACCATCATCGAGGGCAACGACGATGAGCGCGAGAACCTGATTGCGAAACGGGAGTCGAGCCATGAGTACGATTAGGAAGCGATTACAAGACGATCACCCCCGTATTCCCTGCATTAGTCCGTAGTCTATATAGTCCCCGGGGTCTTATACACACTGCATACTGCATAcacacgtgtgtgtgtgactcATTTAGTGAGCCAGCAGCTAGTTCTTTAACTATACATtaatacacatatatatatgttctaTGTTCAGAGAGTGTCTTGCGGAAAATCAAAGAAACAAATGCGATGGCAATGGCGGGTATTATCTCAGTATCTCAGTGAACTTGTATAGGGCAATGTCGGCACAACGTTTGGTGGGCACTTACTGCTCctccaccaccatcaccaccactATCAGCTCCCCGTCCAGCGCCCGTCCAGCCGGAACccttgtaaatatttaatcaaagaAGTTAAAGAAATTAATGAACGCTTGCGACACCCATACCCTTTCCTTGGTTTAAGatatacttaaaataaatacacttatGTAATTACGtataattttatgaatataacAAAGCTTTAATATGTAAACTTGAGAGTCATTCTGGCCTTGGGTCAAaggtgttttgttttaaaagcgATTTCAATTGGCCTAGATATAGTGAGTGCCGAATTTTGGCATAAATTGGATGGTGTAGATCATGTAGGTGCCCACCGAACAGGCAATCTGTTAGAATAATGTTTAGGCTTTTGAGTTGCGATATTTTATAATGGCAATAACTTGTATTTACCCGCGTAAGCAGACTGCAATCCAAGGTGGTTAGGCCAAGGCAATCGATTCGCACCGGCTGGTGCAGAAGCTGCAGCGAAAAGTTTTGGATCTGCAGAGGAAAATGGTTGGAAATGAAATCTGCGAATGGAAGGTATGGTACCTGCAGGGAGAGATCGGGACAGCTGCAGCAGACGGAATCAGTGACTATATTATGCAGCTGGTGGGCAATACGCGGCACAATCACCATGCAGCTCTGCGAGGCGTAGATAAAGGCGGGAATCTCCAGCAGGGCGGGCAAGATTAAATAGTAATCTGTGGGGGGAAAACAACAGGcagtttatattataaatattttatatcagtGTTATGTTTACAAAGCAAATCAAGAAGGAAATTCAAAGTAAATATGCCTccaggtggcgccatctgccgtACTGCAACAGTTTTGGGCTATTATATAGTACCAAGTGACgtcataattaaaacattccTTATAACTTCTAAAGTGATTGTTCGATTTGAAAGATTTTTGATGTGTCGATAGATATGCAACAAATAAACATCTACCGCCCAATAACTGACCTCTACATTGTCTTAGAGTGACATGACACAACTTTGCGATTTAAGGGCAATTAAGTGGGCGTAGCCAAGTTTTGAAATGAACTTGCACTGCCTTGGATTTTTAAGTTCCAAATCTCTAGCACACAAAATAGcctttaaatcataattttgagAACTCACCAATATTGGCCACATTTTTGTAGATGCTGTAGTACATGAAGTAGCAGTCGACGGCGATGCGGATGTTGATGGTAAGCAGCACGGCGAGGATGGAGAACTTGAAGGCGTTCTGGAAACATTTGAACATGTCGTATATGTCGCAATATAATCGCTGTTTCTGCAGCAGTCTGCGACGCAGGAAAACCTCGAAGCCGGGAAAACTGCGCCCCGTTTCGCTGGCAAATCGTGAGTACTCCGCCAGCAGACCCAATTCCCGCTGCAGTGCGGCCAGCTGCTCCCTGAGCAGCTCCAAGTGCAGCACAAACTGCACATTCCGCATGTAGGTGAGACACACGAACGGCTCGTAGCTGCTCCAGAACAGCAGCATGTGGCGACTCAGTGGCTGCACCTGCCACAATCCCAAATGGAACACCAGTTCGGTCAGCATCAGCGCATACAGGGTGATCAGAAAGCGaccatactgctgcagctcccgCCTCAGACTAATtgcaccaccacccacactgaagaaaaaatggaaaggtgaaaaaaatatctttcatttttaaatagattaaataaattaaatcctgttaaattttaaaatatttgatttgacgtgaaaaatattaaatattatatttaaatattttattaaagtttaatatgTTCTATATTTTGGTTAAAcatttcagatattaaaatttatttcgaaaattgaaatatttccaTATTATATAAACTTCAAACCGCAATGCAGAAAATCAACGCAAAAAATAgtgaaaactattaaatttaaaatagttaatatatgtttcaaattattttaacttaaataagtttaatatggtttaaatttaaataaaatgtttcagataaatagtcaaataaaaaatttaagtaaaatgtaatatttccATGATTAAATGAACTAACAACAGCAATgtctaaaaattaaagcaaataattaGGTATGAAATGCTCgaatttactattttttttgtttttaccagTGCACTTTGTGGGACAACTTGGAGTGGAGCCACCAGAAGTTGGCCAAGGGCCGCTGGCAGCTGAGTGCCTCCAGATAGATGGCCACCATGGCCAACTCGGCGAATACGTATTTTAGGGCATCATTCACGCAGCCGAACATGTCGCCGCGAAACAGGAATGGCCAGTCCTCGCCGCTGGCCAGGCACAGTGCAATCAGGGCACTCAGCGCGATGAGTAGGAACAGGCTCCAGGCCATCAGACGCCTCCTCATCCTGGCCGGACTCGCATCCCCCGGAAGGGGCAGTCCATGGAAGCCGAGCCACTGGAAGAGCCGCAGGTGGAACTGCAGGATCCGACCCAGGCGGCCACTCATCGTGGACTGTTTGGCGGCACATCCTTCTGGGCCATCTTATCCCTGGCTCTAATCTCTCCTCAAACGGGGTCACCAATTTCCATTAGCCTAAGTGGCAAAACAGCCGAGCAGTGAGAAAAATAAAGGTAAATAGTGAGCACCATAATGCAcatacagctgcggtcaaCAGAATAGTACTCTGAATAGAATATTACaaagtcaaaataaaatatcttactactgaattcaaaattgtatatataatatttaaattaaatattgcatGTTAAGTTgcatgatttaataataaaataattcaattaatgtgaaaaaaatatacaattaaaatttattttatttaagttaaatatggtgtaagtttaaattaatttttcgaatgttaaaattaattccaaaaatagtcaaacaaaaatattgtaaaaaattgtaatatttaaagtaactTATAGCCGCAATggataaaaatcaaaacaaaaaatatttaaattgagtacaaaatatttggatttactacttttattttaaaattatgaaaatagtAATCGAAAATGGTTAAGCagacactttaaaaaaatttatatagtaaatatatataataaacataatataatattttaaaaaatatcttaaaaataaatgttttaaatatgcaattaaaaaactagatcagaaaaaacttataaaatcaAAGGCTATGCCTTAAAAGTATGTTATTCACAAAAATATTGTTGAGCACATTACATTTTcccactactattattttgaccgcaacaGTTCTTATCCATGAATTACTTCATTAAAACTGCCTACGTTTTTTAGCCTGTTTTTGAGTGAaggttaattaatttaaataagtgaGTGGTTAGAGTGCAGTACTAAGAGTTATGCTTGCAACATTAATAATGCTAATGAACAGGTGGAAATCAATtcagcaatttaatttttatttttacatttttatgtgtttaaataaaattatttagaatttaagTTCAAGTGTGGACAgcctgtttatttttaatactccAACTTCTGTTAAAATGGATATCGATTTGTTGATTTAATGAAACTAATAAAAGCTAGTCATTCAATGAATAGTTCAGTGCAGAAAATTTGGTTATAAATTGGgttgaaataaaattggaTTCTTATATTGCTCTTTTATTGTATTATAATGTAATAATACCTATCTATGTATACAGTTGCCCACTATATAAAAGTTGACGAAAATGTTtctgtaaatatatatactttatattatttaattaaaaccatttcttttagttttttttatcatttttgaTCTTATGAGAAATTTATTACAATGggcaatataaattaatatgcaGTCCATAAATGTGATTTAATGTGCTTATGTCCCACTGTACTAGTAGCcctataaaattaaaattaaggtTGACCACATAACACAAAGTTCAAAAACCATTTCTCTTATGCACATTTATGCATTCATCATTTATCATTTGATATCTGATGATTAATATAAATGTTGACTGTGTATAATATCAATTTAGTTTTCAACAAACAtttctctcagtttttatatatttatcatttCTAATCTTACAACTGACTTACAAGCtacgaaaaaaaatgcaataaatagATCTTAGATTATGTGCTATGCTGGTCCACCTACAGATAGGGCCCACTGTACTGGTAGCCGCTGGCAGGATAGCCTTGGACATGGCCCACATTGTAGCTATCGACGCCGCTGTATGTCTCCGCGGCGGCACTGTTGAATCCCTTGGACTCGGGCCAATCCACGAGAGAAttggagtgggagtgggaatgggaatgggatgGCCTGCGATGCCTGCTTGGTGGACCATAGGTGTCCATCggctcctccacctcctcctccgctgGATCGCTGAAGGGAACCTGAACGGATGGCCGGAAGTCGCTGCTACTTCCGGAGGAGTAATCGTATCCATAGGAGGATTCTTGCGGCGCTTCCAGGGTATAAGCTGGTGCTCTATTGGATTTGGAGTTGCGATGCGCCTGGCCGTGGCTGTGACTGTGGCTGGGCGGGATGTAGGCGTGgctgggcggcggcggcggcggtggtgggtAGACATAGCCCAAGTCGGGCTCCTGGTCCACATGCTCCTCCACGGGAGCGGGTTCCGCATAGTTGCCAATGCCCAAGGAGCGATGATGGTGATGATAGGAAAagtcgtcctcctcctcctcctcctccggctCCTTCTTCGCTGGATGGTGGAACTTGGGCCGGGATTCAATCACCCGGTATGTCTCCACACTGGGCTCCTGGTGATCCACGTAGTCGTAGCCGCCATGTGGCCTGCTGTGCTGCTCCTCTATAACAGTATAGGTGTTCACCTTTTTCTtgggaggagcaggaggaggcggcggagGTGCCTTCTTGGCGTACGACTCCGCCAGATGATCGGCCAGCTCCTTGGCGTGAATCAGGTAGTCCGCATGCTCGCTCTGGTGCAGCGGCTTGTCCAGATCCGAGAGGATCACGCTCTCCAGCAGATGACTCGGCTTGGGACGCGCTCTGCCACGATTTCGGAGCAGCTGATGGGGATGCGGATGGTGGTGGTAGTGGTGGATCACCTTGTGCGCCGACTCCTCCGCCGACGGCTCCCCTTTGGGCACATGCACCTTGATGTGCACATACTCGTTGCCAAATCCCCTGGCCAATTGAAAGGGTAGGATCACGAAGATCACAAGGATCTGCCAGTGGGAGCCCATAATCCATGCCATGTCGTCGCGTCGAGTGGTCATCACCTTATGGCCGCCGCCTTGccaaaattggtttaaagtTTTAACCGAAGTCTTTCTTTTgtcaaaatttatatacaccAGCCAATGCTGGCCAAGACCAGCATCTTGACCTACGGAACCCCCGGGTGATAGAGTAACACTTGGGCTCGGGTCGACCTTGGAATGCTCTTTTTTACTTTACagaaataatgtttttttcgaatagcgatagaaaatgaaaaacacgTGTATTATAATATCAATTTTACATTATAAATGGTGATAATGAAAGATGTTTGTTGACCTGTGAATATCAAActtactttgttttttttgccaagAACTATGATTTTTTCATTGAAAGTGAcacaaatcttttaaaatttcatttaatatttgcaattacaaaatatcttaacttttaacaaaaaaaaaaacctttttttaagaGATGAATAACAATTCTTCAGTTACTttgatataatattttaaaaatatcaattattcattttatttacttcTAGTATATTTATCAATTTCTGACATTGGGTAAAGCAATGTACCTCTTCCCCCATATAAGGCGTTATGTTTTATGTCTTGATAACTAAAAAAAGAAGTCAATGATTTGCATATtcttcaaataaaatgttgataTTTTTGTATGGTCTTTAATTATGAATCTCCTAAAACATCAGTCAGGAATTGTTTTCTGACAtcatatattatttagttttaatattgaTGATCTATTATAAAATGATTTGATTTACAAAAATTCTCTTATATATCTTTATTCCAGTTTATGGCATCTTCGAGAGCGTTACCAACCGCATCGGGTAATCGAAAGaccccaaaaaaccaaaagcagGTGAGTGTAAAAGCAGTGAACTGTAAAATGTCATTTTCTTGCACCGTTCGATGGCATCTCACTCACTCTCACTCTCATTCTTTCTCTCACTCATTTTTTCTTTCACTCTGAACCtagcggtttttttttttgtttttgttttttttatttgttttaacttttgttttcattattattgaaatgaaatgcGACGCATACATATGCATACTTTTTCTAGCCGCTAGCCAagcaagagcaacaacaacaacaacaacgaaggaaagttaatacaaattcaaaCACAAATTGAATAATGAAAGCGACCTGATCTGTTCGAACTTTTAAAGCTATTCGGTAAAATATAATAGCGTCTGTAGATACATGCGTTCATTCATTATTGGTATTCTCACTTATATAATATCGGCATATATTtagcaaatatattttttttagtttcgcACCGTTTCTacggttttttgtttttcgccaCGAAGTtagtaaacatttaattgtgATGCTAATGGGCAAAAATATACTGAGAAAGTTGCGGCGCGGCATCATTATCATGATCATCATTATTATCATTGCCATTGTAGGCCACTTTAAAAGCTCTcccaaataacaaaaaaaaaaaaaaaaaaacaacaatataacaaaataattaaaatgcaagtGGCATATGTCTGGATTGAATACAATTCGAGATTCTTCGATTCTTACCCTAAAGCGATGTATGTACTTGGCAGTGCTGTCAACCTTAGAtcagaaacaaattttttttactgaattaaaattaaacaaaaagctgaaaaatgtttgaaaaaaattcagaaaaaagTTGCAagattttcgaaaaaaagccaaaaaaaaagctggATGAAACTAAGGTATCCTTTGTAAgggtatatatatgtatatatgaaaaaaatgaagCTTGGTCTAAAAAAGTGTAATTTATTCGCGTTTCATTTGAATAATTGGGATATTTGGAATTTCTGAACACCAAAACCAATCTATACCACGCTCATAAATATTAACTATAATTCTAATTGATGATTATTATAGTTCACACGGTTTTCAGTTGGCGTGGAAATTGTGCAAAATCCAATTCAGTTAAAAAGCaataaatggaaatggaaagaaaagaaaacggCGAAACAATCGAAAACGTGTTTATATGGACGGCaaacaaaagcgaaaataTTCATGGTCAGTTGTTGGTAAAGAAGGGAGGGGGGTGTATATGGGGTATATCGGGTAATTGTAGCGCTCATATTACGTATCCGCAAAAGAAGAGGGTAACAAAATAAGGCAAAAGCGTTCCATTAAGCCGTAAAGCCTATTAGACGACGACTAATTGTCTTACCAAACAACCAAAAGCATTCTAATATAGAATGTACTTTTTGGACAATTAACAGAATGAGGTTTATAATCGCAGAGTTATCTGTGATTAATAGAATCTGAATGTGCCGAGAGCCCTTTTAACCCTTCACCTAATAATTGGCTTAAcatttgcaaaatatatttgtttaataacaaaaactaacAGATTTCTCGAAAttaaagttatatatatatatattttttaataattttttaatttgtttggtaGCTATACCTATACattggttttaaatatatataaaatcttaaaaaatatataaaaaggttaaatcaaaaatacaaaaacattttcttttagaagATTagatttttatcaaaaaatactGATTAACAATTACAACCGTTGTAAACTACTAATTTGTCATTTATGTGTGTAAAAAAGTAATCGATCATCAACTGATTAAATtagtcaaataaaatgttaaaacatATTCTTGCTGATCTTTAGACAGGCATGTTAGTTGATCAATTAATCGATAATCCACCAATTATAGCAGATTAAGACCACatttgtcaaataaaatattaaaacaatttcttaCACTTAATCGATAATCCAACGATTACCAATTATGACcgataaaaacaattgaatttgtcaaatataataataaaaaaaattctttctGATCATTAGACAGTCATGTAGGCATGTTAGTTGGTCGATAATCCAACGATAACCAATTTTGATCGATTAACACAATTGaatttgtcaaataaaatgttaaaaaaaattctttgcCGATCTCTAGACTGGCATGTTAGTTGATCAATTAATCATAATCATCGTAATGAGTAGTGCACTATGTGAACCCGACTTCGGATCCGAGATCTGCTTGGTCGTTAATGGGTTAACTAACGGCCGGTAATCGATAACGCCGCAGCTGCGTTGGCTACTAAGGCGGCGACTGCGGCAGAGGCAGCGACTgcgacggcgacggcgactGCGACGGCGACTGCGACGGCGACTGCGACGTTTGCCTGTCGAAgcgccaaaacaaaacaaatcagTTTGAGTTCTGCCTTCAAGCGCTCCAGAACAAATCAGCTGGCGTACcgaacatatacatatatatatattttttgttttgtttacaaccAACGT
This genomic interval from Drosophila gunungcola strain Sukarami unplaced genomic scaffold, Dgunungcola_SK_2 000145F, whole genome shotgun sequence contains the following:
- the LOC128265668 gene encoding gustatory receptor 8a — encoded protein: MSGRLGRILQFHLRLFQWLGFHGLPLPGDASPARMRRRLMAWSLFLLIALSALIALCLASGEDWPFLFRGDMFGCVNDALKYVFAELAMVAIYLEALSCQRPLANFWWLHSNVGGGAISLRRELQQYGRFLITLYALMLTELVFHLGLWQVQPLSRHMLLFWSSYEPFVCLTYMRNVQFVLHLELLREQLAALQRELGLLAEYSRFASETGRSFPGFEVFLRRRLLQKQRLYCDIYDMFKCFQNAFKFSILAVLLTINIRIAVDCYFMYYSIYKNVANIDYYLILPALLEIPAFIYASQSCMVIVPRIAHQLHNIVTDSVCCSCPDLSLQIQNFSLQLLHQPVRIDCLGLTTLDCSLLTRIACSVGTYMIYTIQFMPKFGTHYI
- the LOC128265663 gene encoding uncharacterized protein LOC128265663, encoding MTTRRDDMAWIMGSHWQILVIFVILPFQLARGFGNEYVHIKVHVPKGEPSAEESAHKVIHHYHHHPHPHQLLRNRGRARPKPSHLLESVILSDLDKPLHQSEHADYLIHAKELADHLAESYAKKAPPPPPPAPPKKKVNTYTVIEEQHSRPHGGYDYVDHQEPSVETYRVIESRPKFHHPAKKEPEEEEEEDDFSYHHHHRSLGIGNYAEPAPVEEHVDQEPDLGYVYPPPPPPPPSHAYIPPSHSHSHGQAHRNSKSNRAPAYTLEAPQESSYGYDYSSGSSSDFRPSVQVPFSDPAEEEVEEPMDTYGPPSRHRRPSHSHSHSHSNSLVDWPESKGFNSAAAETYSGVDSYNVGHVQGYPASGYQYSGPYL